From a single Streptomyces misionensis genomic region:
- a CDS encoding DUF1003 domain-containing protein, producing MTPEREGSREHGRERAPSGATAATRPRTPRLDQPRPPRRRLLPEWDPDAFGRLSERIARFLGTGRFIVWMTVVIIVWVVWNVAAPVHLRFDQYPFIFLTLALSLQASYAAPLILLAQNRQDDRDRVNLEQDRKQNERSIADTEYLTREIAALRMGLGEVATRDWIRTELQDMLKEMERRGHGGPVVFPAERTERPPGRDADDR from the coding sequence ATGACGCCTGAGCGCGAAGGCAGCCGCGAGCACGGCCGGGAGCGCGCCCCCTCGGGCGCCACGGCCGCCACCCGCCCGCGCACGCCCCGGCTCGACCAGCCGCGCCCGCCCCGCCGGCGGCTCCTGCCCGAATGGGACCCGGACGCCTTCGGCCGGCTGTCCGAGCGGATCGCCCGGTTCCTCGGCACGGGACGCTTCATCGTCTGGATGACGGTGGTCATCATCGTCTGGGTGGTGTGGAACGTCGCCGCGCCCGTGCACCTGCGGTTCGACCAGTACCCGTTCATCTTCCTGACCCTGGCGCTGTCCCTCCAGGCCTCCTACGCGGCCCCGCTGATCCTGCTCGCGCAGAACAGGCAGGACGACCGCGACCGGGTCAACCTGGAGCAGGACCGTAAGCAGAACGAGCGGTCCATCGCCGACACCGAGTATCTGACCCGGGAGATCGCCGCGTTGCGGATGGGCCTCGGCGAGGTCGCCACCCGCGACTGGATCCGCACCGAGCTACAGGACATGCTCAAGGAGATGGAACGCCGCGGCCACGGGGGACCGGTCGTATTCCCGGCGGAACGGACGGAACGCCCGCCGGGACGTGACGCAGACGACCGCTGA
- a CDS encoding magnesium transporter MgtE N-terminal domain-containing protein, protein MAAGAPRIFVSHLAGVPVFDPNGDQVGRVRDLVVMLRVGRRPPRVLGLVVELATRRRIFLPMTRVTGIDSGQVIITGVMNVRRFEQRPTERLVFGELLDKRVTLEETGEEATVLDVSVQQLPARRDWEVDRVFVRKGRKGGAFRRAKGETLTVEWAAVSGFSLEEHGQGAENLLATFEQLRPADLANVLHHLSAKRRAEVAAALDDDRLADVLEELPEDDQIEILGKLKEERAADVLEAMDPDDAADLLGELPEEDKERLLSLMQPADAADMRRLMSYEEHTAGGLMTTEPIVLRPDATVADALACVRNPDLSPALAAQVYVCRPPDETPTGKYLGTAHFQRLLRDPPYTLVSSLLDDDLQPLSPDDTLPVIAGFFATYDMVAAPVVDEAGSLLGAVTVDDVLDHMLPDDWRETEFHLEESPEGDEGATHHDA, encoded by the coding sequence ATGGCAGCCGGCGCTCCCCGGATCTTCGTCTCGCACCTCGCCGGGGTCCCCGTCTTCGATCCGAACGGCGACCAGGTGGGCCGCGTGCGCGACCTCGTCGTGATGCTGCGCGTGGGCCGCAGGCCGCCGCGCGTGCTCGGGCTGGTCGTCGAACTCGCCACCCGGCGCCGCATCTTCCTGCCCATGACCCGGGTCACCGGCATCGATTCCGGGCAGGTCATCATCACCGGCGTCATGAACGTCCGCCGCTTCGAGCAACGGCCCACCGAGCGGCTGGTCTTCGGCGAGCTGCTGGACAAGCGGGTCACCCTGGAGGAGACCGGCGAGGAGGCCACCGTCCTCGACGTGTCCGTGCAGCAGCTGCCCGCGCGCCGGGACTGGGAGGTCGACCGCGTCTTCGTCCGCAAGGGGCGCAAGGGCGGCGCCTTCCGGCGGGCCAAGGGCGAGACGCTGACCGTGGAGTGGGCGGCCGTCTCCGGGTTCTCCCTGGAGGAGCACGGCCAGGGCGCCGAGAACCTGCTCGCCACCTTCGAACAGCTGCGCCCCGCCGACCTGGCCAACGTGCTGCACCACCTGTCCGCCAAGCGGCGCGCCGAGGTCGCCGCCGCCCTGGACGACGACCGGCTCGCCGACGTCCTGGAGGAGCTGCCGGAGGACGACCAGATCGAGATCCTCGGCAAGCTGAAGGAGGAGCGCGCGGCGGACGTCCTGGAGGCCATGGACCCGGACGACGCGGCCGACCTGCTGGGCGAGCTGCCGGAGGAGGACAAGGAGCGGCTGCTCAGCCTGATGCAGCCCGCCGACGCGGCCGACATGCGCCGGCTGATGTCGTACGAGGAGCACACGGCCGGCGGTCTGATGACCACCGAGCCGATCGTGCTGCGCCCGGACGCCACCGTCGCCGACGCGCTCGCCTGCGTCCGCAACCCCGACCTCTCCCCCGCGCTCGCCGCCCAGGTCTACGTCTGCCGCCCGCCGGACGAGACCCCGACCGGCAAGTACCTGGGCACCGCCCACTTCCAGCGGCTGCTGCGCGACCCCCCGTACACCCTGGTCAGCTCACTCCTGGACGACGACCTGCAACCGCTGTCGCCGGACGACACGCTGCCGGTCATCGCCGGGTTCTTCGCCACCTACGACATGGTGGCCGCGCCCGTGGTGGACGAGGCCGGGTCGCTGCTGGGCGCGGTGACCGTGGACGACGTACTGGACCACATGCTGCCCGACGACTGGCGCGAGACCGAGTTCCACCTGGAGGAGAGCCCCGAAGGGGACGAGGGGGCCACGCACCATGACGCCTGA
- a CDS encoding magnesium and cobalt transport protein CorA codes for MSMIRDLRAVVRPSRVAPRKATPAPSAPYDTTRDPATPSAVVDCAVYRDGRRLPSAKPLTPQEAMRLVRRDGGFVWIGLHEPTEAEFAGIAGEFGLHPLAVEDAVQAHQRPKLERYDDSLFTVFKTIHYVEHDRLTANSEVVETGEVMCFTGRDFFITVRHGGQGSLRALRHRLQDDPELLAKGPSAVLHAIADHVVDGYIAVAAAVQDDIDEVETEVFSPGRGGVSRGVDSARIYQLKREVMEFKRAVAPLLRPMQLLSERPMRLIDPDIQKYFRDVADHLARVQEQVLGFDELLNSILQANLAQASVAQNEDMRKITAWAAIIAVPTMVCGVYGMNFKYMPELHWKYGYPVIMGITVALCLGIHRTLKRNGWL; via the coding sequence ATGTCGATGATCCGCGACCTGCGCGCCGTGGTCCGTCCCTCCCGCGTCGCGCCCCGCAAGGCCACGCCCGCGCCGTCGGCGCCGTACGACACCACGCGCGACCCCGCCACGCCCTCGGCCGTGGTCGACTGCGCCGTCTACCGCGACGGCCGGCGCCTGCCGAGCGCGAAGCCGCTGACCCCGCAGGAGGCGATGCGGCTGGTGCGGCGCGACGGGGGCTTCGTGTGGATCGGTCTGCACGAGCCGACCGAGGCCGAATTCGCCGGTATCGCCGGGGAGTTCGGGCTGCACCCGCTGGCCGTCGAGGACGCGGTGCAGGCACACCAGCGGCCCAAGCTGGAGCGGTACGACGACTCCCTGTTCACCGTCTTCAAGACCATCCACTACGTCGAGCACGACCGGCTGACCGCCAACAGCGAGGTCGTGGAGACCGGCGAGGTGATGTGCTTCACCGGCCGGGACTTCTTCATCACCGTCCGGCACGGCGGCCAGGGCTCGCTGCGGGCCCTGCGGCACCGGCTGCAGGACGACCCGGAGCTGCTGGCCAAGGGCCCCTCGGCGGTGCTGCACGCCATCGCCGACCACGTGGTGGACGGCTACATCGCGGTCGCCGCCGCGGTGCAGGACGACATCGACGAGGTGGAGACCGAGGTCTTCTCGCCGGGCCGGGGCGGGGTCTCGCGCGGTGTGGACTCCGCGCGGATCTACCAACTCAAGCGCGAGGTCATGGAGTTCAAGCGGGCGGTGGCGCCGCTGCTGCGGCCGATGCAGCTGCTCAGCGAGCGGCCGATGCGGCTGATCGACCCGGACATCCAGAAGTACTTCCGGGACGTCGCCGACCACCTCGCCCGGGTCCAGGAGCAGGTGCTGGGCTTCGACGAACTGCTCAACTCCATCCTCCAGGCCAACCTGGCGCAGGCGTCGGTCGCGCAGAACGAGGACATGCGGAAGATCACCGCGTGGGCCGCGATCATCGCCGTGCCGACGATGGTGTGCGGGGTGTACGGCATGAACTTCAAGTACATGCCCGAGCTGCACTGGAAGTACGGCTACCCGGTGATCATGGGCATCACGGTGGCGCTGTGTCTGGGCATCCACCGGACGCTGAAGCGCAACGGCTGGCTGTGA
- a CDS encoding suppressor of fused domain protein — translation MVDVLPLVEARLATALGAADARAAVTFLGTDRVEVLRFTEGDVVRYATLGMSAHPMTDPTALVADPVKGPRAELVLSLRVGVADTDKVLRPLAVLAASPQVEGLVVAPGSSLDVGEPLWPGAPFTSVLVGEGGGLVEDLELDAPLEPVRFLPLLPMTPNEAAWKRVHGAQALQERWLAHGTDLRDPVRRSVPLE, via the coding sequence ATGGTTGATGTTCTTCCTCTGGTCGAGGCACGGTTGGCCACCGCGCTGGGCGCCGCGGACGCGCGGGCGGCCGTCACCTTCCTCGGCACGGACCGCGTCGAGGTGCTCCGCTTCACCGAGGGGGACGTCGTCCGGTACGCGACCCTCGGCATGTCCGCGCATCCCATGACCGATCCCACCGCGCTGGTCGCCGATCCCGTCAAGGGCCCCCGGGCCGAACTGGTGCTGTCGCTCCGCGTGGGCGTCGCCGACACCGACAAGGTGCTCCGCCCGCTCGCCGTGCTCGCCGCGTCCCCGCAGGTGGAGGGGTTGGTCGTGGCCCCGGGCAGCTCCCTGGACGTGGGCGAGCCGCTGTGGCCGGGCGCCCCCTTCACCTCGGTCCTGGTGGGCGAGGGCGGCGGGCTGGTCGAGGACCTGGAGCTGGACGCCCCGCTGGAGCCCGTGCGGTTCCTGCCGCTGCTGCCCATGACGCCGAACGAGGCCGCCTGGAAGCGGGTGCACGGCGCCCAGGCGCTCCAGGAGCGCTGGCTCGCGCACGGCACGGACCTGCGGGATCCGGTCCGCAGGTCCGTGCCGCTGGAGTGA
- a CDS encoding MFS transporter yields the protein MDPLDAGAGGILRQPKAVWATAGASVVAFMGIGLVDPILPSIAQGLHATPSQVSLLFTSYFLITAVAMLLTGFVSSRIGGKKTLLLGLAFVVVFAGLAGTSGTVGQLVGFRAGWGLGNALFVSTALAVIVGAAAGGSAAAILLYESALGLGMACGPLLGAVLGNVSWRYPFFGTATLMAIGFLCITAFLKEQPKPARKTSVLDPLKALGHGGLASAAISAFFYNYTFFTVLAFTPFVLDMTPYRSGAVFFAWGVLLAVFSVLVAPRMQKRFGSLKVLGGSLVLLAADVLVLGYGDHTAAIVCTILSGAFIGVNNTVYTELALGVSDAPRPVASAGYNFVRWFAAAAAPYFAPKIEEWTDIHVPFAVAAVTALLGALVVGVRRRALTHEAEELAPRHATEDGVTVFAD from the coding sequence ATGGACCCCCTCGACGCGGGAGCCGGCGGCATCCTGCGGCAGCCCAAGGCGGTCTGGGCCACGGCCGGCGCCTCCGTCGTCGCCTTCATGGGCATCGGCCTGGTCGACCCGATCCTGCCGTCGATCGCGCAGGGTCTGCACGCCACACCCAGCCAGGTGTCCCTGCTCTTCACCTCGTACTTCCTGATCACCGCCGTGGCGATGCTGCTGACCGGCTTCGTCTCCAGCCGCATCGGCGGCAAGAAGACGCTGCTGCTCGGTCTCGCCTTCGTGGTGGTCTTCGCCGGTCTCGCCGGCACCTCCGGCACGGTCGGCCAGCTGGTCGGCTTCCGGGCGGGATGGGGCCTCGGCAACGCGCTGTTCGTCTCCACCGCCCTCGCGGTGATCGTCGGCGCGGCGGCCGGCGGCAGCGCCGCGGCGATCCTGCTCTACGAGTCCGCGCTCGGCCTCGGCATGGCCTGCGGCCCGCTGCTCGGCGCGGTCCTCGGCAACGTCAGCTGGCGCTACCCGTTCTTCGGCACCGCCACCCTGATGGCGATCGGCTTCCTGTGCATCACGGCGTTCCTGAAGGAGCAGCCGAAGCCGGCCCGCAAGACCTCGGTCCTGGACCCGCTCAAGGCGCTCGGCCACGGCGGTCTGGCCTCGGCGGCGATCTCGGCGTTCTTCTACAACTACACGTTCTTCACCGTGCTGGCCTTCACGCCGTTCGTGCTGGACATGACCCCGTACCGCTCCGGCGCGGTGTTCTTCGCCTGGGGCGTGCTGCTCGCGGTGTTCTCGGTGCTCGTCGCCCCGCGCATGCAGAAGCGGTTCGGCTCGCTGAAGGTGCTCGGCGGCTCGCTGGTGCTGCTCGCGGCCGACGTCCTGGTGCTCGGCTACGGCGACCACACCGCCGCGATCGTCTGCACCATCCTGTCCGGTGCGTTCATCGGCGTGAACAACACCGTCTACACCGAGCTGGCCCTCGGCGTGTCGGACGCCCCGCGCCCGGTGGCCAGCGCGGGCTACAACTTCGTCCGCTGGTTCGCGGCCGCGGCGGCGCCCTACTTCGCGCCGAAGATCGAGGAGTGGACCGACATCCACGTCCCGTTCGCGGTCGCGGCGGTCACCGCGCTGCTGGGCGCCCTCGTGGTCGGCGTCCGGCGCCGGGCCCTCACCCACGAGGCCGAGGAGCTGGCGCCCCGGCACGCCACCGAGGACGGCGTCACCGTCTTCGCCGACTGA
- a CDS encoding DUF6758 family protein: protein MRGEPSCPRCGGRVRAPGLFADTWQCDAHGAVFPLQPVIPPSVEALGAVVHRTHVPLWMPWPLPVGWLFTGAAYAGDDRSGGRATAVACSGPGPLGGPGELILVAEEMGVGLGARYAGIDGPDPGAYMNVEKPPQTKVLAAGRPTPLWHVYRTPDDRAVFAGEALGMWLWAVIWPEQAGLLLYDELVLTDLRDAGAELDLVPCGALSPRLMRP, encoded by the coding sequence ATGAGGGGCGAACCCAGTTGCCCGCGGTGTGGTGGCCGGGTCAGGGCTCCCGGCCTCTTCGCCGATACGTGGCAGTGCGATGCGCACGGCGCGGTGTTTCCGCTGCAGCCCGTGATCCCGCCCAGCGTCGAGGCCCTCGGTGCCGTGGTGCACCGCACGCATGTGCCGCTGTGGATGCCGTGGCCGCTGCCGGTCGGCTGGCTCTTCACGGGGGCGGCCTACGCCGGGGACGACCGCAGCGGCGGCCGGGCGACCGCCGTCGCCTGCTCCGGACCGGGCCCGCTCGGCGGACCGGGCGAGCTGATCCTGGTCGCCGAGGAGATGGGCGTCGGCCTCGGCGCGCGCTACGCGGGCATCGACGGCCCGGACCCGGGGGCGTACATGAACGTCGAGAAGCCGCCCCAGACCAAGGTGCTCGCGGCCGGCCGCCCCACCCCGCTGTGGCACGTCTACCGCACCCCCGACGACCGCGCCGTCTTCGCCGGCGAGGCACTGGGCATGTGGCTGTGGGCGGTGATCTGGCCCGAGCAGGCGGGCCTGCTCCTGTACGACGAGCTGGTCCTGACCGATCTGCGCGACGCGGGCGCCGAACTGGACCTGGTGCCCTGCGGCGCCCTGTCGCCGCGGCTGATGCGCCCCTAG
- a CDS encoding PHP domain-containing protein gives MRIDLHCHSTASDGTDTPAELVREAAAAGLDVVALTDHDTTRGHAEAIAALPAGLTLIPGAELSCRLDGVSMHMLAYLFDPEEPALLAERELVRDDRVPRAKGMVAKLNALGVPVTWEQVERIAAGGSVGRPHVASALVELGVVETVSDAFTEEWLADGGRAYVEKHETDPFEAIRLVKAAGGVCVFAHPAAAKRGRTVPESAIAKMAAAGLDGIEVDHMDHDAETRERLRGLAKDLGLLVTGSSDYHGTRKTVALGAYTTDPEVYGEITRRATGAFPVPGAGGA, from the coding sequence GTGCGCATCGATCTGCACTGTCACTCCACCGCGTCCGACGGTACGGACACCCCCGCCGAGCTGGTCCGCGAGGCCGCCGCGGCCGGACTGGACGTCGTCGCGCTGACCGACCACGACACCACCCGCGGCCACGCCGAGGCGATCGCCGCGCTGCCCGCCGGGCTGACCCTGATCCCCGGCGCCGAGCTGTCCTGTCGCCTCGACGGCGTCTCGATGCACATGCTCGCCTACCTCTTCGACCCCGAGGAGCCCGCCCTGCTCGCCGAGCGCGAGCTGGTCCGGGACGACCGGGTGCCGCGGGCCAAGGGCATGGTCGCCAAGCTGAACGCGCTGGGTGTGCCGGTGACCTGGGAGCAGGTCGAGCGGATCGCCGCCGGCGGCTCCGTGGGACGCCCGCACGTCGCCTCGGCGCTGGTCGAGCTGGGCGTGGTGGAGACGGTGAGCGACGCGTTCACCGAGGAGTGGCTCGCCGACGGCGGCCGGGCCTACGTGGAGAAGCACGAGACCGACCCCTTCGAGGCGATCCGGCTGGTCAAGGCCGCGGGCGGGGTCTGCGTGTTCGCGCACCCGGCCGCCGCCAAGCGCGGCCGCACGGTCCCCGAGTCCGCCATCGCGAAGATGGCCGCGGCCGGTCTGGACGGCATCGAGGTCGACCACATGGACCACGACGCCGAGACCCGCGAGCGTCTGCGCGGTCTGGCGAAGGACCTCGGACTGCTGGTGACGGGCTCCTCGGACTACCACGGCACGCGCAAGACCGTGGCGCTCGGCGCGTACACCACCGACCCCGAGGTGTACGGGGAGATCACTCGCCGGGCGACCGGCGCGTTCCCGGTCCCGGGGGCCGGCGGAGCCTGA
- a CDS encoding MarC family protein: MFDIAVFGSLFLTLFVIMDPPGITPIFLALTAGRPAKTQKRMAFQAVCVAFGVIAVFGVLGHQILDYLHVSVPALMIAGGLLLLLIALDLLTGKNDEPKATKDVNVALVPLGMPLLAGPGAIVSVILAVQKAHSVDTQISVWIAIVAIHVVLWLVMRYSLLIIRLIKDGGVVLVTRLAGMMLSAIAVQQIINGITQVIRGS; this comes from the coding sequence ATGTTCGACATCGCCGTCTTCGGCTCTCTGTTCCTGACCCTTTTTGTCATCATGGATCCCCCTGGGATCACCCCGATCTTCCTCGCCCTGACCGCCGGCCGCCCGGCGAAGACGCAGAAGCGGATGGCGTTCCAGGCCGTCTGCGTGGCCTTCGGGGTCATCGCCGTCTTCGGCGTCCTCGGTCACCAGATCCTGGACTATCTGCACGTCTCCGTGCCCGCCCTGATGATCGCGGGCGGTCTGCTGCTCCTGCTGATCGCGCTCGACCTGCTCACCGGCAAGAACGACGAGCCGAAGGCCACCAAGGACGTCAACGTGGCCCTCGTGCCGCTGGGCATGCCGCTGCTGGCGGGGCCGGGCGCGATCGTCTCCGTCATCCTGGCCGTGCAGAAGGCCCACAGCGTGGACACCCAGATATCGGTGTGGATCGCGATCGTCGCGATCCACGTGGTGCTGTGGCTGGTGATGCGCTACTCGCTGCTGATCATCCGGCTGATCAAGGACGGCGGCGTGGTCCTGGTGACGCGGCTCGCGGGCATGATGCTCTCCGCGATCGCCGTGCAGCAGATCATCAACGGGATCACCCAGGTGATCCGGGGAAGCTGA
- a CDS encoding NYN domain-containing protein → MEVMNDDLAPLAARIDRTNELLERMLAEVAKTPSTHAIFVDAGYLYAAAGRLVAGTEDRRAFDVDAEGLIDALIDRARTVFADSRLLRVYWYDGARRRIHTAEQQIIAELPDVKVRLGNLNANNQQKGVDSLIRTDLESLARHRAISDAALLGGDEDLVSAVEAAQGYGARVHLWGIEAPEGRNQAEPLLWEVDSQRTLDLEFFKPYVSRRTAAAYEAGAGARPTREDVRFVGAQIAAKWLASRGRDALVELLPGHPYLPGSVDQDLLVEAEGLLQYSLRGQADLRRALRDGFWDHLQAQY, encoded by the coding sequence ATGGAGGTGATGAACGACGACCTGGCGCCCCTTGCCGCCCGTATCGACCGTACGAACGAGCTGCTCGAACGCATGCTCGCCGAGGTGGCGAAGACACCCTCGACACACGCGATCTTCGTGGATGCGGGGTATCTGTACGCGGCGGCGGGCCGGCTGGTCGCCGGGACCGAGGACCGCCGGGCCTTCGACGTCGACGCGGAAGGACTGATCGACGCGCTGATCGACCGTGCCCGCACCGTCTTCGCGGACAGCCGGTTGCTGCGCGTCTACTGGTACGACGGCGCCCGGCGCCGCATCCACACCGCCGAGCAGCAGATCATCGCCGAACTCCCCGACGTCAAGGTCCGCCTCGGCAACCTCAACGCCAACAACCAGCAGAAGGGCGTCGATTCGCTGATCCGCACGGATCTGGAGTCACTCGCCCGGCACCGCGCCATCAGCGACGCGGCCCTGCTCGGCGGCGACGAGGACCTGGTCTCCGCGGTCGAGGCGGCCCAGGGCTACGGCGCCCGCGTCCACCTGTGGGGCATCGAGGCGCCCGAGGGCCGCAACCAGGCCGAGCCGCTGCTGTGGGAGGTCGACAGCCAGCGCACCCTCGACCTGGAGTTCTTCAAGCCCTACGTCTCCAGACGCACGGCCGCCGCCTACGAGGCCGGCGCGGGGGCCCGGCCCACCCGCGAGGACGTCCGCTTCGTCGGCGCCCAGATCGCCGCCAAATGGCTGGCCTCCCGGGGCCGTGACGCCCTGGTCGAACTGCTGCCCGGCCACCCGTACCTGCCCGGCTCCGTCGACCAGGACCTGCTGGTCGAGGCCGAGGGCCTGCTCCAGTACTCCCTGCGCGGCCAGGCGGACCTGCGCCGGGCCCTGCGGGACGGCTTCTGGGACCACCTCCAGGCGCAGTACTGA
- a CDS encoding alpha/beta fold hydrolase: protein MSMPSTFVPPPGAQAYPLRTARGEFAVVDAPVAAGVEPRGVVLLVPGFTGSKEDFNPLHVPLGERGYRTVAVDGRGQFESDGPEHDESAYAQAELARDVLAQAEALGGPVHLLGHSLGGQICRAAVLLDHTPFRSLTLMASGPARISPSQQERVKLLRDALAVMTMTEVWEAMRAMEAPEETRTPEPGDTPAEREDMRRRWLGTKPAQLIATGRQLCAEPDRVAELAALPLPFHVLSGVRDDTWPVPLLDDMAVRLGARRTVVDGTEHSPNTESPLETARALADFWDAADASEQRA, encoded by the coding sequence ATGAGCATGCCCAGCACCTTCGTCCCGCCCCCCGGCGCCCAGGCGTACCCGCTGCGTACCGCGCGCGGGGAGTTCGCCGTGGTGGACGCCCCCGTGGCGGCGGGAGTGGAGCCGAGGGGGGTGGTACTGCTGGTGCCGGGGTTCACCGGCAGCAAGGAGGACTTCAACCCGCTGCACGTGCCGCTGGGCGAGCGCGGGTACCGGACCGTGGCCGTGGACGGGCGCGGGCAGTTCGAGTCGGACGGCCCGGAGCACGACGAATCCGCCTACGCACAGGCCGAGTTGGCGCGGGACGTGCTGGCACAGGCCGAGGCGCTCGGCGGGCCGGTGCATCTGCTGGGACACTCGCTCGGCGGCCAGATCTGCCGCGCGGCCGTGCTGCTGGACCACACCCCCTTCCGGTCGCTGACGCTGATGGCGTCCGGCCCGGCCCGGATCTCCCCGTCCCAGCAGGAGCGGGTGAAGCTGCTGCGGGACGCGCTCGCCGTGATGACGATGACCGAGGTGTGGGAGGCGATGCGGGCCATGGAGGCGCCCGAGGAGACGAGGACGCCCGAGCCGGGGGACACCCCGGCCGAGCGGGAGGACATGCGGCGCCGCTGGCTGGGCACGAAGCCCGCCCAGCTCATCGCCACCGGCCGCCAGTTGTGCGCGGAGCCGGACCGGGTCGCGGAACTGGCCGCCCTGCCGCTGCCGTTCCACGTGCTGTCGGGCGTCCGGGACGACACCTGGCCAGTGCCCCTGCTGGACGACATGGCGGTGCGCCTGGGGGCGCGGCGCACGGTCGTCGACGGCACCGAGCACTCCCCCAACACCGAGAGCCCCCTCGAAACGGCGCGCGCGCTCGCCGACTTCTGGGACGCGGCGGACGCGTCCGAACAGCGCGCCTAG